The genomic region cagacattttccaagttaaaaagaaaacaggaatgtttgtttctgattaatATTKATTTAAGTTATAWATTTGCTTTCTGAGGAAGAAACAAATGTTCCATAAATGATTGTTGAGTTGCACGCAGCATGATTAGCTCAGAAAACACAGTCTGCATGTGGGCGCCCCTTTAATGTCTCTGTTTCCTCCTTTAAGATGTGATGTTACGATAAATGTGTCTATAAAAGCTGATTTGCTGTTCCTCTATCTGACCKGAAACTTCCTGATTCAGAGCTGAAAGTAAGAAGCTGAttcttctgatatttttttaaaagtccttTTTACTTAACCTGTCATTCTGGCTCTTGGTTTCTCTTCgattttgtatgtttattttcacagaagGTGATAATTACCCAACGGGAACCTGCAGCCATGACGATGCTCACTCTGCCTTTGCTTCTCTGTGGTCTGATGCTTCTGAGCAGCGTCAACGGTGAGCATTTTGTCAGGAAGTGTGAGAAGAAAGAATCCTTTGAGTTGTGCAATTAAAATGACTTGACTTAACCTGCtacctaaaataaattaaatatgtcctttttaaaaattaaaaatatatcatttatAGATAGAGATATTAGTTCTGTTTCTAGATTGTTGGTGCACTTTCCATTTCTGATTTAGTTACACCAGCTGAACCTTAGCTGACCAAAAAGCCTTTTTATATCTCAAAAATATACAGTTACAACTTTTACACCATAGTAGTGAAGATTAGTTTGATACTTTTCAGTGCAACATTCACTATGAGGTGAAAYGGTGCAATAGATAataatttttgttatatttttttcccacaaaggGATCAATAGATTGAGAACTGAATGCCCGTCTGGCTGGAATSTAATCSAGGGACGCTGTTTCAAATACATTCCAAGACGAATGACTTGGGCTAAAGCTGAGGTATAACTGGACAGTGATTAATGTTTAGGAACATGAAACTGCCTTTACATGTTGCGTCTTCCtaagtaaaaagtaaatgtttcatcaacattgtttttccaataaacgtttctttttttccgaTTGATTGGCAGAGAAATTGCATTTCCATGGGAGGAAACCTTGCGTCTGTGCACAGTTCTGAAGAATACCATGAAATTCAGTCGCTCATTACGCGTGCCACTTATGAGATGAAGGTTACGTGGATCGGCGGCTCTGATGCAGCTGAGGTTAGCATTACCYTATATTACTCTATTCATCAAAACCTGGTCAACACAGACTGTCAGAGTCATTCTCCTGATGCGTCTTCTTCCAGGAAGGTCATTGGGCTTGGACTGATGGGAGCCTGATGACTTTTACAAACTGGTGTCCTGGAGAACCCAACAATGSTGGTTCACATCAGCACTGCATGCAAATGAATTACTCAGGTAAAACTGTTCTTTCTTTTAAGCAATGATTAAGCCACATCTTATAGATGTCTGATcacatgcaaaaacataaaattaataaaNNNNNNNNNNNNNNNNNNNNNNNNNNNNNNNNNNNNNNNNNNNNNNNNNNNNNNNNNNNNNNNNNNNNNNNNNNNNNNNNNNNNNNNNNNNNNNNNNNNNNNNNNN from Poecilia reticulata strain Guanapo unplaced genomic scaffold, Guppy_female_1.0+MT scaffold_284, whole genome shotgun sequence harbors:
- the LOC103460755 gene encoding ladderlectin-like, giving the protein MTMLTLPLLLCGLMLLSSVNGINRLRTECPSGWNXIZGRCFKYIPRRMTWAKAERNCISMGGNLASVHSSEEYHEIQSLITRATYEMKVTWIGGSDAAEEGHWAWTDGSLMTFTNWCPGEPNNXGSHQHCMQMNYSGKTVLSFKQ